Proteins from one Thermobifida alba genomic window:
- the smpB gene encoding SsrA-binding protein SmpB yields MAREKGQKTIAQNRRARHDYHIEDTYEAGLVLTGTEVKSLRAGRASLVDGFAQIRDGEAWLHNVHIPEYTLGTWTNHAARRPRKLLLHREQIMKLDAKTREAGRTLVPLSLYFRDGRAKVEIALARGKREYDKRHDIAEREAKRDIERALRRRR; encoded by the coding sequence ATGGCACGCGAAAAAGGACAGAAGACCATCGCGCAGAACCGGCGCGCGCGGCACGACTACCACATCGAGGACACCTACGAGGCCGGTCTGGTACTCACCGGCACCGAGGTGAAGTCGCTGCGCGCCGGGCGCGCCTCACTGGTGGACGGCTTCGCCCAGATCAGGGACGGCGAGGCCTGGCTGCACAACGTCCACATCCCCGAGTACACCCTGGGGACCTGGACGAACCACGCCGCACGCCGTCCCCGTAAGCTGCTCCTGCACCGGGAGCAGATCATGAAGCTGGACGCCAAGACCCGCGAGGCGGGTCGCACGCTGGTCCCGTTGTCGCTCTACTTCCGGGACGGACGGGCCAAGGTCGAGATCGCCCTGGCCCGAGGCAAGCGTGAGTACGACAAACGCCACGACATCGCCGAACGCGAGGCCAAGCGCGACATCGAGAGAGCGCTGCGTCGGCGGCGTTGA
- the ftsX gene encoding permease-like cell division protein FtsX has product MRAQFVLSEIWIGLRRNLTMTIAVITTVAISLALFGAGMLINQQVSAMRGYWDERISITIYLCTESSPSTHCVENGPATDEDRNSIQADLEAMPEVANVEYVDQAQAWQDFQGRFANQQALVEATKEGDIPDNFRVQLVDPSQYEKVQESFRNRAGVDMVSNDKDVLDRFFELFDVLKWSALTVAVVQLAAAALLIGNTIRLSAYSRRRETGIMRLVGASNFYIQLPFLLEGAICGLIGGIIASGFIVATRFVLLDKIQDWFYSGVQLSTGALLSVIGMSIILGVLLCAIASFLTLRRYLRV; this is encoded by the coding sequence ATGCGCGCACAGTTCGTACTCTCTGAGATCTGGATCGGCCTGCGGCGGAACCTGACGATGACCATCGCGGTCATCACCACGGTCGCCATCTCGCTGGCCCTGTTCGGTGCCGGCATGCTGATCAACCAGCAGGTCAGCGCGATGCGAGGGTACTGGGACGAGCGGATCTCGATCACGATCTACCTGTGCACCGAGAGCTCGCCCAGCACCCACTGCGTCGAGAACGGGCCCGCGACCGACGAGGACCGCAACTCGATCCAGGCGGACCTGGAAGCCATGCCCGAGGTTGCCAACGTCGAGTACGTCGACCAGGCCCAGGCGTGGCAGGACTTCCAGGGGCGCTTCGCCAACCAGCAGGCCCTCGTCGAGGCCACCAAGGAAGGCGACATCCCCGACAACTTCCGGGTCCAGCTGGTCGACCCCTCGCAGTACGAGAAGGTCCAGGAGAGTTTCCGGAACCGGGCCGGCGTCGACATGGTCTCCAACGACAAGGACGTGCTCGACCGGTTCTTCGAACTGTTCGACGTCCTCAAGTGGTCGGCACTGACCGTCGCCGTCGTCCAGTTGGCCGCCGCCGCGCTGCTGATCGGCAACACGATCCGGCTGTCGGCCTACAGCCGCCGCCGCGAGACCGGCATCATGCGGCTGGTGGGAGCCTCCAACTTCTACATCCAGCTGCCCTTCCTCCTCGAAGGCGCGATCTGCGGCCTCATCGGGGGTATCATCGCCTCGGGCTTCATCGTCGCGACCAGGTTCGTCCTGCTGGACAAGATCCAGGACTGGTTCTACTCCGGCGTCCAGCTCAGCACGGGGGCGCTGCTCTCCGTCATCGGAATGTCCATCATCCTGGGTGTGCTGCTCTGCGCGATCGCCTCCTTCCTGACGCTGCGGCGCTACCTGCGCGTCTGA
- the ftsE gene encoding cell division ATP-binding protein FtsE, protein MIQFENVTKVYPTQKRPALNGVSIDVDKGEFVFLVGPSGSGKSTFLRLILKEEKPTRGRVHVAGKDLARLSNWKVPHLRRRIGCVFQDFRLLPNKNVFENVAFALEVIGKPRRFIRKVVPEVVELVGLEGKADRMPDELSGGEQQRVAIARAFVNRPQILLADEPTGNIDPATSIGIMKVLDRINRTGTTVVMATHDAAIVDSMRKRVIELEDGEVIRDQSRGVYGQAY, encoded by the coding sequence GTGATCCAGTTTGAAAACGTCACCAAGGTCTACCCGACCCAGAAGCGCCCCGCGTTGAACGGCGTTTCCATCGACGTCGACAAGGGGGAGTTCGTCTTCCTCGTCGGCCCCTCGGGATCGGGTAAGTCAACGTTCCTCCGTCTCATCCTCAAAGAGGAGAAGCCGACCAGGGGTCGAGTCCACGTCGCGGGCAAGGACCTCGCGCGACTGTCCAACTGGAAGGTGCCGCACCTGCGCCGCCGTATCGGCTGCGTGTTCCAGGACTTCCGGCTGCTGCCGAACAAGAACGTCTTCGAGAACGTGGCGTTCGCGCTGGAGGTCATCGGAAAGCCCCGCCGGTTCATCCGCAAGGTCGTCCCCGAGGTCGTCGAACTCGTTGGTCTCGAAGGCAAGGCCGACCGCATGCCCGACGAACTCTCCGGTGGCGAGCAGCAGCGCGTGGCGATCGCGCGGGCCTTCGTCAACCGACCGCAGATCCTCCTGGCCGACGAGCCCACGGGAAACATCGACCCCGCGACCTCGATCGGCATCATGAAGGTGCTCGACCGAATCAACCGGACCGGAACCACCGTCGTCATGGCGACCCACGACGCCGCCATCGTCGACTCGATGCGCAAGCGCGTGATCGAGCTCGAAGACGGCGAGGTCATCCGGGACCAGTCGCGTGGCGTCTACGGCCAGGCGTACTAG
- the prfB gene encoding peptide chain release factor 2: protein MAELDPAEQIKELASTLENIEAVLDLDAKRTEIEQLREQSADPELWNDQDNAQKVTRRLSFLESEITKVESIHSRLDDIGVLFELAAAEDDAETLAEARGELESLRSDIGELEVRTLLSGPYDEREALVTINAQAGGVDAADWTQMLQRMYLRWAERRGYPTEVYETSYAEEAGIKSTTFVVKAPYAYGMLRGEHGTHRLVRISPFDNQSRRQTSFAGVDVVPVVEQSDHIDIDESDLRIDVYRSSGPGGQGVNTTDSAVRITHLPTGIVVSCQNERSQLQNRATAMSVLQAKLLERKRQEEEAELAALRGESAGAWGTQMRNYVLHPYQSVKDVRTGVETGNTGAVLDGEIDEFIDAEIRWLRSQERNQQAAG from the coding sequence GTGGCAGAACTAGACCCCGCAGAGCAGATCAAGGAACTCGCGTCCACGCTGGAGAACATCGAGGCCGTGCTGGACCTCGACGCCAAGCGCACGGAAATCGAGCAGCTGCGGGAGCAGTCAGCCGATCCCGAGCTGTGGAACGACCAGGACAACGCGCAGAAGGTCACCCGTCGGCTGTCCTTCCTGGAGTCCGAGATCACCAAGGTCGAGAGCATCCACAGTCGGCTGGACGACATCGGTGTGCTCTTCGAACTCGCGGCGGCCGAGGACGACGCCGAGACCCTCGCCGAGGCGCGGGGCGAACTGGAGTCGCTCCGGTCCGACATCGGCGAACTGGAGGTACGCACCCTGCTGTCGGGCCCCTACGACGAGCGGGAGGCCCTGGTCACCATCAACGCCCAGGCGGGCGGGGTGGACGCGGCGGACTGGACGCAGATGCTGCAGCGCATGTACCTGCGCTGGGCCGAGCGGCGCGGCTACCCGACGGAGGTCTACGAGACCTCCTACGCGGAGGAGGCCGGCATCAAGTCCACGACCTTCGTGGTCAAGGCCCCCTACGCCTACGGCATGCTGCGCGGCGAGCACGGCACCCACCGGCTGGTGCGCATCTCCCCCTTCGACAACCAGAGCCGGCGCCAGACCTCCTTCGCCGGGGTCGACGTGGTCCCGGTCGTGGAGCAGAGCGACCACATCGACATCGACGAGAGCGACCTGCGCATCGACGTGTACCGCTCCTCGGGCCCGGGCGGCCAGGGCGTCAACACCACCGACTCGGCGGTGCGCATCACCCACCTGCCCACCGGCATCGTGGTCTCCTGCCAGAACGAGCGCTCCCAGCTGCAGAACCGCGCCACCGCGATGTCGGTCCTCCAGGCCAAGCTGCTGGAGCGCAAGCGCCAGGAGGAGGAGGCCGAGCTCGCCGCGCTGCGCGGCGAGTCCGCGGGGGCCTGGGGCACCCAGATGCGCAACTACGTCCTGCACCCGTACCAGAGCGTCAAGGACGTGCGCACCGGGGTGGAGACCGGGAACACCGGAGCGGTGCTCGACGGGGAGATCGACGAGTTCATCGACGCCGAGATCAGGTGGCTGCGCAGCCAGGAGAGGAACCAGCAGGCGGCGGGGTGA
- a CDS encoding tetratricopeptide repeat protein, protein MEANGERPSVDALLEAVDAVWDDVDRLRAIVRAALDAGFGPEVLAAAERVRDLDPDPDRGIVLYTSALRACGRHDRAERELIRHIEARGGHPDTWFALVGLAERRGSAEDVATALDNTLRLDPDHADALVWGWRRHARAQGPQRADAWLAERAPDSWRATVMLGERALHRGEVESAVELFAAACRRGGRHGEPLRRAARALAVKGRDAECAALVAAHWSASHGPLPLMEAVEAQLRLGRVADAALAVARLRGLGDVERDHPEVADLYRRVERARARHGL, encoded by the coding sequence GTGGAAGCCAACGGGGAGCGCCCGAGCGTCGACGCACTGCTGGAGGCCGTCGACGCCGTCTGGGACGACGTCGACCGGCTGCGGGCGATCGTCCGCGCGGCACTGGACGCCGGGTTCGGCCCGGAGGTCCTTGCTGCGGCCGAGCGGGTGCGCGACCTCGACCCGGACCCCGACCGCGGCATCGTGCTGTACACGTCGGCCCTGCGCGCCTGCGGCCGGCACGACCGGGCCGAGCGGGAGCTCATCCGGCACATCGAGGCCCGCGGCGGGCACCCCGACACCTGGTTCGCACTCGTCGGGCTGGCCGAACGCCGGGGCAGCGCCGAGGACGTCGCCACCGCCCTGGACAACACGCTGCGCCTCGACCCCGACCACGCGGACGCGCTGGTGTGGGGGTGGCGCCGCCACGCGCGCGCCCAGGGGCCGCAGCGGGCCGACGCGTGGCTCGCGGAACGGGCCCCCGACAGCTGGCGCGCCACGGTGATGCTGGGCGAACGCGCCCTGCACCGGGGCGAGGTGGAGTCGGCCGTGGAACTGTTCGCCGCCGCCTGCCGGCGCGGCGGACGGCACGGCGAGCCGCTGCGCCGGGCCGCCCGGGCGCTGGCCGTCAAGGGCCGCGACGCGGAGTGCGCCGCACTGGTGGCGGCCCACTGGAGCGCGTCGCACGGCCCGCTTCCGCTCATGGAGGCCGTCGAGGCCCAGCTGCGCCTGGGCCGCGTCGCCGACGCGGCCCTCGCCGTGGCCCGGCTGCGCGGGCTGGGGGACGTCGAACGGGACCACCCCGAGGTGGCCGACCTGTACCGGCGGGTGGAGCGGGCCCGCGCCCGGCACGGGCTCTGA
- a CDS encoding NAD-glutamate dehydrogenase has protein sequence MSGQPDVVKAQLLDDAVRQWARSERLPVDADRFGRFLQLYYRHVDPEELKERLPEQLVRHALAHWELGEQRIQGRAKVRVRSPEDPGDTGHSIVEIVTDDAPFLVSSVTMRLAERGISVRLIIHPQLRVERDTLGNLVEVDPDGYTLRPLDESWIHLEIDRQDSEVARKELTEDLNNVLADVRVVDEDRARMRHTALRLADQVTESAATLVSGGVAEAEIAESAEFLRWLADQHFIFMGYREYRLDTDETGAEGLRAVLGTGLGLLRMDSDSSQTVRPLPPEGRSRAREPHVLVLTKANSRATVHQPKHLDYIGVKKFDEHGRVVGEHRFLGLYTHAAETSAISQVPILARKQDEVLRRSGFAPDSYDGREAVELLAAFPREELLQMSVEEIQEVVLGVLRLRERRGTRLFLRRDAYGRYVSCLVYMPRDRYTTKVRLAVQEVLARAFRGATMDHSVMVGSSSLARLHIVVRAGRDAELAGVDRAELEAEVARVTRSWNDDFAAELTARFGADRARELLDAHLDTISESYKVDVPAAAAVDDIDRIDRLGPDDVMVRLYRPEGVLPGEWRCKVYRTGSPITLSQVLPLLEDMGLEIVDEWPYSFERPGGDGERREWAWVYDFGLVDPPLDAEAVNQVKDLFEEAFVALWQGRVESDRLNALVMHGGLDWRQITVLRAYAKYLRQTASTFTPAYIADVLNSHTNLARLLVRLFEARFDPRLDEARAERCERATEEILGELDRVDNLDADRILRFFLAAIQATLRTNYFQDGGAKPYLVYKLDPGRIPDMPQPLPKLEMFVYSPRVEGVHLRFGTVARGGLRWSDRLEDYRTEILGLVKAQTVKNSVIVPSGAKGGFVCKQLPKGDRDTVMAEVVSCYKQFIGGLLDVTDNLVDGRISHPEDVVRHDGDDSYLVVAADKGTATFSDIANSVAAERDFWLGDAFASGGSVGYDHKAMGITARGAWESVKYHFREMGVDVQSEDFTAVGIGDMSGDVFGNGMLRSEHIRLVAAFDHRHIFLDPDPDPAVGYAERRRLFELPRSSWADYDPSLISEGGGVYSRTAKSVPITPQVREALGIADEVTSLTPHELIKCVLTAPVDLLWNGGIGTYVKASTETHASVGDKANDPVRVDAAQLRCKVVGEGGNLGMTQQARIEYALAGGRVNADFIDNSAGVDTSDHEVNIKIMLDREVRAGRLDKAERDELFIGMTDEVARLVLRTNYQQNTVLAAARKQSPAMLHVHTRYMRKLERDGHLERKLEFLPDDKAVAARRSAGRGLTAPEFATLISYTKIVLAEQILASDLPDDPYLHSVLVEYFPTPLRERFGDAIAQHPLRREIVTTMVVNDMVNRCGSTFAFRLNEETGAEAPAIARAYLLATEVFGLRDFWAEVEALDYQVDVDTQLTMLLEARKLVERSARWLMRYPSFGADLNAEIARFREGVREIVPQLPEMLQGRDLQSFNERRDALTDRGVPRKLAERVADMVPAYSTFDLVRVSEETGRSLREVGEVYFDLADQLQLSRLRERVVALPRDDRWSTMARGAVRDDLYAAQADLCATILRSGHAGERPDELRAHWTEQNRAAVRQATELLSEIWETERFDLPTLSVAVRSIRSLVTSSG, from the coding sequence ATGTCAGGGCAACCCGACGTCGTCAAGGCCCAGCTGCTTGACGACGCCGTCCGCCAGTGGGCCCGGTCCGAACGGCTTCCGGTGGACGCCGACCGCTTCGGCCGGTTCCTGCAGCTGTACTACCGGCACGTCGACCCCGAGGAACTCAAGGAGCGGCTCCCCGAGCAGCTCGTACGCCACGCCCTCGCCCACTGGGAACTGGGTGAGCAGCGCATCCAGGGTCGGGCCAAGGTGCGGGTCCGCAGTCCCGAGGACCCCGGCGACACCGGCCACAGCATCGTGGAGATCGTCACCGACGACGCTCCGTTCCTGGTCAGCTCGGTGACCATGCGTCTGGCCGAACGCGGCATCAGCGTACGGCTGATCATCCACCCCCAGCTGCGGGTGGAGCGCGACACCCTGGGCAACCTCGTCGAGGTCGATCCTGACGGATACACCCTCCGTCCGCTCGACGAGTCCTGGATCCACCTGGAGATCGACCGCCAGGACAGCGAGGTCGCCCGCAAGGAGCTCACCGAGGACCTCAACAACGTCCTGGCCGACGTGCGCGTGGTCGACGAGGACCGCGCCCGGATGCGGCACACCGCGCTCCGCCTGGCCGACCAGGTGACCGAGTCCGCCGCCACCCTCGTCTCCGGGGGCGTCGCCGAGGCGGAGATCGCCGAGAGCGCGGAGTTCCTGCGCTGGCTGGCCGATCAGCACTTCATCTTCATGGGCTACCGGGAGTACCGGCTGGACACCGACGAGACCGGCGCCGAGGGCCTGCGCGCCGTCCTCGGCACCGGCCTGGGGCTGCTGCGGATGGACTCCGACTCCTCCCAGACGGTCCGCCCGCTGCCGCCCGAGGGGCGCAGCAGGGCCCGCGAACCGCACGTGCTGGTGCTCACCAAGGCCAACTCCCGGGCCACCGTCCACCAGCCCAAGCACCTGGACTACATCGGCGTCAAGAAGTTCGACGAGCACGGCCGGGTCGTCGGCGAGCACCGCTTCCTCGGCCTGTACACCCACGCGGCCGAGACCAGCGCCATCAGCCAGGTCCCGATCCTGGCCCGCAAACAGGACGAGGTCCTGCGCCGCTCCGGGTTCGCCCCCGACAGCTACGACGGCCGTGAGGCCGTCGAACTCCTCGCGGCCTTCCCCCGCGAGGAACTGCTGCAGATGTCGGTGGAGGAGATCCAGGAGGTCGTGCTGGGCGTCCTGCGGCTGCGGGAGCGCCGCGGCACCCGGCTCTTCTTGCGCCGCGACGCCTACGGCCGGTACGTGTCCTGCCTGGTCTACATGCCGCGCGACCGCTACACCACCAAGGTGCGCCTGGCCGTGCAGGAGGTGCTGGCCCGGGCGTTCCGGGGCGCCACCATGGACCACAGCGTCATGGTGGGCTCCTCCTCCCTGGCCCGCCTGCACATCGTGGTGCGCGCGGGCCGCGACGCCGAGCTCGCCGGAGTCGACCGGGCCGAACTCGAAGCCGAGGTCGCCCGGGTCACCCGTTCCTGGAACGACGACTTCGCGGCGGAGCTGACCGCGCGCTTCGGCGCCGACCGCGCCCGCGAACTGCTCGACGCCCACCTCGACACGATCAGCGAGAGCTACAAGGTCGACGTGCCCGCCGCGGCCGCGGTCGACGACATCGACCGCATCGACCGGCTCGGCCCCGACGACGTCATGGTCCGGCTCTACCGCCCCGAGGGGGTGCTGCCGGGAGAGTGGCGCTGCAAGGTGTACCGGACCGGCAGCCCCATCACGCTGTCCCAGGTGCTCCCGCTGCTGGAGGACATGGGCCTGGAGATCGTCGACGAGTGGCCCTACTCCTTCGAGCGGCCGGGCGGGGACGGCGAGCGGCGCGAGTGGGCGTGGGTCTACGACTTCGGCCTCGTCGACCCGCCGCTGGACGCCGAGGCCGTGAACCAGGTGAAGGACCTGTTCGAGGAGGCCTTCGTCGCGCTGTGGCAGGGGCGGGTCGAATCCGACCGCCTCAACGCCCTGGTGATGCACGGCGGACTCGACTGGCGCCAGATCACCGTGCTGCGCGCCTACGCCAAGTACCTGCGCCAGACCGCCAGCACCTTCACGCCCGCCTACATCGCCGACGTGCTGAACTCCCACACGAACCTGGCCCGGCTGCTGGTCCGGCTGTTCGAGGCGCGGTTCGACCCGCGGCTGGACGAGGCCCGCGCCGAGCGGTGCGAGAGGGCCACCGAGGAGATCCTCGGGGAACTCGACCGGGTCGACAACCTCGACGCCGACCGCATCCTGCGGTTCTTCCTCGCCGCGATCCAGGCCACCCTGCGCACCAACTACTTCCAGGACGGCGGCGCCAAGCCCTACCTGGTCTACAAGCTGGACCCGGGACGCATCCCCGACATGCCCCAGCCGCTGCCCAAGCTGGAGATGTTCGTCTACTCGCCGCGGGTGGAGGGCGTGCACCTGCGCTTCGGCACCGTGGCGCGCGGCGGCCTGCGCTGGTCGGACCGGCTGGAGGACTACCGCACCGAGATCCTGGGACTGGTCAAGGCGCAGACGGTCAAGAACTCCGTCATCGTGCCCAGCGGGGCCAAAGGCGGCTTCGTCTGCAAGCAGCTGCCCAAGGGCGACCGCGACACCGTCATGGCCGAGGTGGTGTCCTGCTACAAGCAGTTCATCGGCGGGCTGCTGGACGTCACCGACAACCTGGTCGACGGGCGTATCAGCCACCCCGAGGACGTGGTCCGCCACGACGGGGACGACTCCTACCTGGTGGTCGCGGCCGACAAGGGCACGGCGACCTTCTCCGACATCGCCAACTCCGTCGCCGCCGAGCGCGACTTCTGGCTCGGCGACGCCTTCGCCTCCGGCGGCTCGGTCGGCTACGACCACAAGGCCATGGGCATCACCGCCCGCGGCGCCTGGGAGTCGGTCAAGTACCACTTCCGCGAGATGGGCGTGGACGTCCAGAGCGAGGACTTCACCGCCGTGGGCATCGGCGACATGTCCGGGGACGTGTTCGGCAACGGCATGCTCCGCTCCGAGCACATCCGCCTGGTCGCCGCCTTCGACCACCGGCACATCTTCCTCGACCCCGACCCGGACCCGGCGGTGGGCTACGCCGAACGCCGCCGCCTGTTCGAACTGCCGCGCAGCTCCTGGGCGGACTACGACCCCTCGCTGATCTCCGAGGGCGGCGGGGTGTACTCGCGCACCGCCAAGTCCGTGCCGATCACCCCGCAGGTGCGCGAGGCCCTCGGGATCGCCGACGAGGTCACCTCGCTCACCCCGCACGAGCTGATCAAGTGCGTCCTGACCGCCCCGGTGGACCTGCTGTGGAACGGCGGCATCGGCACCTACGTCAAGGCCTCCACCGAGACGCACGCCTCGGTCGGGGACAAGGCCAACGACCCGGTGCGCGTCGACGCCGCCCAACTGCGCTGCAAGGTGGTCGGCGAGGGCGGCAACCTGGGGATGACCCAGCAGGCCCGCATCGAGTACGCGCTCGCGGGCGGCCGGGTCAACGCCGACTTCATCGACAACTCCGCCGGGGTGGACACCTCCGACCACGAGGTGAACATCAAGATCATGCTGGACCGCGAGGTGCGGGCCGGGCGGTTGGACAAGGCCGAGCGCGACGAGCTGTTCATCGGCATGACCGACGAGGTCGCCCGCCTGGTGCTGCGCACCAACTACCAGCAGAACACGGTGCTGGCCGCGGCCCGCAAGCAGAGCCCCGCCATGCTGCACGTCCACACCCGCTACATGCGCAAGCTGGAACGGGACGGACACCTCGAACGCAAGCTGGAGTTCCTGCCCGACGACAAGGCCGTCGCCGCGCGGCGCTCCGCGGGACGGGGCCTGACCGCTCCGGAGTTCGCCACCCTGATCTCCTACACCAAGATCGTGCTGGCCGAGCAGATCCTCGCCTCCGACCTGCCCGATGACCCCTACCTGCACTCCGTGCTCGTGGAGTACTTCCCCACGCCGCTGCGCGAGCGCTTCGGTGACGCCATCGCCCAGCACCCGCTGCGCCGGGAGATCGTCACCACCATGGTGGTCAACGACATGGTCAACCGGTGCGGATCGACCTTCGCCTTCCGGCTCAACGAGGAGACCGGGGCGGAGGCGCCCGCGATCGCCCGCGCCTACCTGCTGGCCACGGAGGTCTTCGGGCTCCGGGACTTCTGGGCGGAGGTGGAGGCCCTCGACTACCAGGTCGACGTCGACACCCAGCTGACGATGCTGCTGGAGGCCCGCAAGCTCGTTGAGCGCTCGGCCCGCTGGCTGATGCGCTACCCCTCCTTCGGCGCCGACCTCAACGCCGAGATCGCCCGGTTCCGGGAGGGGGTCCGGGAGATCGTCCCGCAACTGCCCGAGATGCTGCAAGGACGCGACCTGCAGTCCTTCAACGAGCGGCGGGACGCCCTCACCGACCGGGGAGTGCCCCGGAAGCTGGCCGAGAGGGTCGCGGACATGGTGCCCGCCTACTCGACCTTCGACCTGGTGCGGGTCTCGGAGGAGACGGGGCGGTCGCTGCGCGAGGTCGGCGAGGTCTACTTCGACCTCGCGGACCAGCTGCAGCTCAGCCGGCTGCGGGAGCGCGTCGTCGCGCTGCCGCGTGACGACCGCTGGAGCACGATGGCGCGCGGCGCCGTGCGCGACGACCTGTACGCCGCGCAGGCCGACCTGTGCGCGACCATCCTGCGGTCGGGGCACGCCGGGGAGCGGCCGGACGAGCTGCGCGCCCACTGGACCGAGCAGAACCGCGCCGCGGTCCGGCAGGCCACCGAACTGCTCTCCGAGATCTGGGAGACCGAGCGGTTCGACCTGCCCACCCTCTCGGTGGCGGTGCGCTCCATCCGGTCGCTGGTGACGTCCAGCGGCTGA
- a CDS encoding HAD family hydrolase, which yields MPFPCVKEPPISRLVLWNIDLTLLDVAQVTRAAYAEAFEKVTGAPLVYLASAAGRTDSELFFDFLARNDVDDADEALLPRFTEELGAAFARRSDELSVKGRVMPGAPEALDALMRLPDTVQTVVTGTIMANAKTKLAAFGLDSRLDLSIGGYGSENYPKASLIQFTRMRAEQAYGRAFPESRTVYITESARDVEAARIGRVEPIAVVSGSSTESQLRAAGAELILADLTDPAAVVAAVRAATGGE from the coding sequence GTGCCGTTTCCCTGTGTGAAGGAGCCCCCCATCAGCCGCCTGGTGTTGTGGAACATCGACCTCACCCTCCTCGACGTCGCCCAGGTGACGCGCGCGGCCTACGCCGAGGCGTTCGAGAAGGTGACCGGAGCGCCGCTGGTGTACCTGGCGTCGGCGGCGGGACGGACCGACTCGGAGCTGTTCTTCGACTTCCTGGCCCGCAACGACGTCGACGACGCGGACGAGGCGCTGCTGCCGCGTTTCACCGAGGAGCTGGGCGCGGCCTTCGCGCGGCGCAGCGACGAGCTTTCCGTCAAGGGACGGGTGATGCCCGGGGCGCCCGAGGCGCTGGACGCACTCATGCGGCTGCCCGACACCGTGCAGACGGTCGTCACCGGCACGATCATGGCCAACGCCAAGACCAAGCTCGCCGCGTTCGGGCTGGACAGCCGGCTCGACCTGAGCATCGGCGGCTACGGCTCGGAGAACTACCCCAAGGCCAGCCTCATCCAGTTCACCCGGATGCGGGCGGAACAGGCCTACGGACGCGCCTTCCCCGAGTCCCGGACCGTCTACATCACCGAGTCCGCGCGCGACGTCGAGGCCGCCCGCATCGGCCGGGTCGAGCCGATCGCGGTGGTCAGCGGCTCCTCCACCGAGTCCCAGCTGCGTGCGGCCGGCGCCGAGCTCATCCTCGCCGACCTCACCGACCCGGCCGCGGTGGTGGCCGCGGTCCGGGCCGCCACGGGCGGGGAGTGA
- a CDS encoding DUF6912 family protein: protein MRIYLPATFTVLAAALADGGFRDAPYTAYAVTPELRAALGTDDEEELEYAAMGAAAEESARLLAASPDTPARRVVVAAEVPDRVVRPAAAPDAPARVRVEAEVPLKRVASAHVDDAAAAPDVAAGRTEDHELLWYATQELRHLLE from the coding sequence ATGCGCATCTATCTGCCCGCCACGTTCACCGTCCTCGCCGCGGCCCTGGCCGACGGGGGGTTCCGCGACGCTCCGTACACCGCCTACGCCGTGACCCCCGAGCTGCGCGCCGCTCTCGGCACCGACGACGAGGAGGAGCTGGAGTACGCCGCGATGGGCGCGGCCGCGGAGGAGTCGGCGCGGCTGCTGGCCGCCTCCCCGGACACGCCCGCCCGCCGGGTGGTGGTCGCGGCCGAGGTGCCCGACCGGGTCGTCCGCCCCGCGGCCGCCCCCGATGCGCCCGCGCGGGTCCGGGTGGAGGCGGAGGTCCCGCTGAAACGGGTCGCCTCCGCCCACGTCGACGACGCGGCCGCGGCCCCCGACGTCGCCGCGGGGCGCACCGAGGACCACGAACTGCTCTGGTACGCCACCCAGGAGCTGCGCCACCTCCTGGAGTGA
- a CDS encoding HAD family hydrolase, with product MSRSHRGIITDWGGVLTTPLPETISAWLEQERIDRVAYRDVMRTWVHAAYNGGAHNPVHALERGEVETSEFERMLADRLRLVDGGPVPAEGLITRMFAGFEPVEEMYAALRAARDQGVRTCLLSNSWGNVYPRDLFAETFDGVVISGEVGMRKPEPEIFRHALELVGLEPQDCVFIDDVESNVAAAVDLGMIGIVHRDPAETRMRLEETCGISLTPQL from the coding sequence ATGTCCCGAAGCCACAGGGGAATCATCACCGACTGGGGCGGGGTGCTGACCACACCGCTGCCCGAGACCATCTCCGCCTGGCTGGAGCAGGAACGCATCGACCGCGTCGCCTACCGCGACGTCATGCGCACCTGGGTCCACGCCGCCTACAACGGCGGAGCGCACAACCCGGTCCACGCACTGGAACGGGGCGAGGTGGAGACCTCCGAGTTCGAGCGGATGCTCGCCGACCGGCTGCGGCTCGTCGACGGCGGTCCGGTCCCCGCCGAAGGGCTCATCACGCGCATGTTCGCGGGCTTCGAACCGGTCGAGGAGATGTACGCGGCCCTGCGCGCCGCACGCGACCAGGGCGTGCGCACCTGCCTGCTCTCCAACTCCTGGGGCAACGTCTACCCGCGCGACCTGTTCGCCGAGACCTTCGACGGCGTGGTCATCTCGGGCGAGGTGGGCATGCGCAAACCCGAACCGGAGATCTTCCGGCACGCGCTGGAACTGGTGGGGCTGGAGCCGCAGGACTGCGTCTTCATCGACGACGTGGAGAGCAACGTCGCCGCCGCCGTCGACCTCGGCATGATCGGCATCGTGCACCGGGACCCCGCCGAGACGCGGATGAGACTGGAGGAGACCTGCGGGATCAGTCTCACCCCCCAGCTGTGA